The window CGTGGGGCGTCCCCGGTGGCATTTTCGGTCTTCACAAACAGAAAGTGTCCCCTACCGGGGACGCTTTCTCATAATTTCTGTCAGGCGGTCAGGGGGTGATAGACGAACGGGTCGCGGCGAAAGAGGCTTCCATTGTCTGCCTGAAACGTTTCAGTTGCAAGACACAACAGTCGGGCGGGGTCGGGAGCGCCTGCGAGCGTCCGGCTGGAGGGGAGCAGAGCTGACACCGGCTGCTTTACAATCGTTGGTGCCATGAAGAAATTCCTGATGCTGCTCACGGCACTCCTTGGTACGGCCTCCGCCGCGCCCCTGACCGTGACTGTTCTGCACACCGACGACCTCCACGGCCACCTCGACCCCGTGAAGGTGGGCGAGAACCTGTACGGCGGCTACGCCCGCCAGACCACGCTGCTGCGCAAGTTCAGCGCCGAAGATCCCAACCCGCTGGTGCTCTCCGGCGGCGACACTTTCCAGGGCACGCTGTACTACAACGTCTACAAGGGCCTAGCCGACGTGCTGTTCATGAACTGGCAGGGCTATCAGGCGATGGCGGTCGGCAACCACGAGTTCGACGACGGCCCTGCCGCGCTCGCCGCGTTCGCACAGAAGGCGAAGTTTCCCGTGCTGGCGACCAACATCGACGTGAGCGCCGAGCCGTTGCTGAAGGACCTGATCAAGCCTTACGCGGTGCTCGAAGTCGGTGGGCAGAAGGTCGGCGTGATCGGCGCCGTGACCCCGGATCTCCCCCTGATCAGCAGCCCCGGCCCCAACGTCAAGATGCTCGAACTGATGCAGAGCCTGCAAAACAGCGCCGACGCCCTGAAAGCGCAGGGCATCAACAAGGTATTCCTGGTCTCGCACCTGGGTTACACGCTCGAGCAGGAGGTCGCCAAGACCGTCTCCGGCATCGACGTGATCGTCGGCGGCCACAGCCACACCCTGCTCGGGACCTTCGACAACAAGGACTTCCCGAAGAGTGAGGGGCCTTACCCCACCATCGTCCAGAACCCCGACGGCAACCGGTCGCTGCTCGTGGCGGCCTGGGAGTGGGGCAAGGTGCTCGGGCGCCTCAAAGTGACCTTTGACGATGCGGGCGCGGTGCAGAGCTGGGAAGGCAACCCCGTGCCGGTGACCGCCGACATCGCCGAGGACGACACCTCGCGCCGGATGATCGCCACCCTCAGCGTGCCGATCGCCAGCCTGCGCCAGCAGGTCGTCGCCAACGCCGCCACGCCGCTCAACGGCGCGCGTGAAGTCGTGCGCCGCCGCGAGAGCACGATGGCAAACGTCCTGGCCGACGCCGCCCTCGCCGCCGCGCAAAACGCCGGGGCCGAGATCGCGCTCGTCAACGGCGGCGGCGTGCGCGCGGGCATCGACGCGGGCCCCGTCACCTTCGAGGAAGCGATCACCGTGCAGCCGTTCGGCAACACCCTCACGGTCGTGGACCTGACCGGCGCGCAGCTGAGGGCGGCGCTCGAGCACGGCGTCGCCACCTGGTCGGAGAACAAGGGCCAGTTCCTGCACGTCTCCAAGGGCATGAGCTACACCTTCGACCTCGCCCGGCCCGCCGGCAGCCGCGTGACGGCGGTGACGCTCGGCGGCCAGCCCCTCGACGACGCCAAGACCTACAAGGTCGCCATGAACAACTTCACGGCGGGCGGCGGCGACGGCTTCACCATGTTCACGGCGGCGCCCAAGCTCCAGACCGGGACCCTTGACGTGGACGTTTTGGTGAACTACCTCAAGGCCAACCCGACGTTGAGCGCCCAGAACGAGGGGCGCATCGTGATCCAGAACGAGCCCAGGTAAGGCACAGAATCACAGCGGAGCGGAGGGGGAGGCTGAGTTCGTGCCTCCCCGCCGCCATTTGACCGCTCCCCTTTAGCCGGGCGCCGTACCCTGGGAGCCGTGCCTGCTTCCTCCCCTGCCCAGACCCTCAGCGGACGCCTCGTGTGGCCCGACGGCACACTCCGGCCCGGACACCTGCACTTCTCGGAGCGGCTGCTGAGGGTGGAGCCGGGGGAGGAAGGCGGCCCGCTGATCCTGCCCGGCTTCGTGGACACCCACGTTCACGGCGGCGGCGGCGGCGACACGATGGACGGCCCGGAAGGGATACGCACCCTGGCGCGGCTGCACGCCCGGCACGGCACGACCACGCTGCTGCCTACCACCATGACCAACCCCTGGCCGGACGTGCTCGCCGCGCTGTGGAGCGTCCGAGAGGTGATGGACGCGGGCGGCGTCCCGGGCGGCGCCGACATTCCCGGCGCCCACCTCGAAGGCCCCTTCATCAGCCCGCAGCGCCTCGGGGCACAACCCCCCTGCACGCTGCTGCCGACGCCCGAGCGGGTCGCGGAGGCGCTGGGGACGGGCGCGGTGCGGGCCGTCACGCTCGCGCCGGAGGTGGAGGGAGCACTGGGCGCCGCGCTCACCTTCGCCCGCGCCGGGGTCCGGATCGGGGTGGGCCACACGCGGGCCGACGCGGAGACGGTCACGGCGTTTCTGGCGCAGGTCCACGCGGCGGGCGCCCAGAGTTGCGCCACCCACCTCTTCAACGCGATGGGCGGCATCGAGGGACGGGTGCCAGGGGTGCCGGGGGCGCTGCTTGCCGACCCGCACGCTTTCCAGGAGGTGATTCTGGACCTGATCCACGTCCACCCGACGAGCTTCCGCCTCGCCTGCGCCGCCGCGCCGGGGCGGGTGATGCTCGTCAGCGACGCGATGCGCGCTGCTGGGCTGGGCGACGGCGAGAGCGAACTCGGGGGCCAGCGGGTGACGGTGCGCGGGGGCGAAGCGCGGCTGGAGGGGGGATCGCTCGCCGGCAGTGTCCTGACGCTGGACGCCGCGCTGCGCCACGCGGTAGGGGCAGGCGTTTCTCTCCCGGACGCGAGCCGGATGCTCAGCGCGGTGCCGGCCCGCTCGCTGGGTCTGCGTGACCGGGGCGAGCTGAGGCCGGGCCTGCGCGCCGATCTGGTGGTCCTGGACGACGATTTGCGAGTGGAGCGGGTGTTCGTAGGGGGGCGGGAAGTAGGGAGATGACTCGCCCCCCACCACCCGGCTTCAGAGCTGAATCGCCTTGATCTCCAGGAACTCCTCCAGCCCCAGTCGCCCGAACTCGCGCCCGTTGCCCGACTGCTTGTAGCCGCCGAAAGGGGCGACCGGGTTGAAAGCGCCGCCGTTGACCGACACCTGCCCGGTCCGCAGCCGCCGCGCGACCCGCAGCGCGCGGTCCTGGTCCGAGGACCACACGCCGCCGGCGAGGCCGTACTCGGTGTCGTTGGCGATGCGGACGGCGTCTTCCTCGTCCTCGTAAGGCTGGATCACGAGGACGGGGCCGAAGATTTCCTCGCGGGCGATCGTCATGTCGGGGGTCACCTCCGAAAAGACGGTGGGGCGCACGTAGTAGCCGCGCTCCAGGCCCTCGGGCGCGTCGGGACCGCCGATCAGCAGCTTGGCACCTTCCTCGATCCCCTTGCGGATGTAGCCGCGCACCCGCTCGCGCTGCACGTCCGAGACGAGCGGGCCGAGCGAAGTGCCCGGCGCGAGAGGATCGCCCACCCGCACCTGCGAGACGACGCCCCGCACGACGGCCTCGACCTCCGGCAGACGCGAGCGCGGCACGAGCATGCGCGTCAGGGCCGAGCAGGTCTGGCCCGAGTTGAGGTAGCAGCCGCTCACGCCGCTGGCGACGGCCTGCACGAGCGCTTCACCGGTCAGGTCCGCGTCGTCGAGGATGACATACGGGCTCTTGCCGCCAAGTTCGAGCGCCACCCGCTTAACGGTGCGCGCGGCGAGTTCGCTCACGCGCTTGCCCGCCGCCGTCGAGCCGGTAAAGGACACCATGTCCACGTCGGGGTGCGCCGCGAGCACCTCGCCCACCACCGGGCCGGTGCCGGTCACGAGATTGAAGACGCCCGCCGGCACGCCGGCCTCGTCCATGATCTCGGCGAGGATGAAGGCGTTCAGGGGCGCCACCTCGCTCGGCTTGAGGACCACCGTGCAGCCGGCGGCGAGCGCGGGCGCCACCTTGGCGGCGATCTGGTGCAGGGGGTAGTTCCAGGGCGTGATCGCCCCTACCACGCCCACCGGTTCGCGCACGATCAGCGAGCTCGCCAGCCGCTCCTCGAAGGGGTAGGCGCGCAGCTCCTCGGCCATCGAGGCGAAGGTGATGGCGGGCAGCCCCACCTGAATCAGGTTGCTCGGAAAAAAGGGCGTCCCCACCTCCTGCGCGACGAGGACGGCGAGCTCGGCCTGCCGCCGGCTCAGGCCCTGGCTGATGCGGTCAAGCAGCGCGGCCCGCTCTTCCCTATCGGTGCGGGACCAGGCGTCGAAGGCGGTGCGGGCGGCACGAATCGCAGCCTCGGCGTCTGCGGGTGTGCCGGCGGGGATGCGGCCCATCACCTCCTCGGTGGCCGAGTTCACCACGTCGAGGGTGTTTGTCCCCAGCGGCTCCACCCACGCCCCGCCGATGTAGAAGCGGTCGCGGACGTGCAGGGCCGGGGTGGGAGGCGGGGCAGCGGAGTCTTGCGGGCGGGACGGTTCAGGATTGGTCTGGGCGGTCATAGGGAAGTCTCCTCGAGCGAAATCATGTGAAAAGTCACAGCTTCACAGGGTCACAGGACAACACCGTCACAGCGGCGTGACGCCCGGGGCATCCCCCACCGGTCCCACGTCAGCAGCGACGGCGGCCTCCGGCTGCACGGCTTCGGGGGTCAGGCCG of the Deinococcus reticulitermitis genome contains:
- a CDS encoding bifunctional metallophosphatase/5'-nucleotidase yields the protein MKKFLMLLTALLGTASAAPLTVTVLHTDDLHGHLDPVKVGENLYGGYARQTTLLRKFSAEDPNPLVLSGGDTFQGTLYYNVYKGLADVLFMNWQGYQAMAVGNHEFDDGPAALAAFAQKAKFPVLATNIDVSAEPLLKDLIKPYAVLEVGGQKVGVIGAVTPDLPLISSPGPNVKMLELMQSLQNSADALKAQGINKVFLVSHLGYTLEQEVAKTVSGIDVIVGGHSHTLLGTFDNKDFPKSEGPYPTIVQNPDGNRSLLVAAWEWGKVLGRLKVTFDDAGAVQSWEGNPVPVTADIAEDDTSRRMIATLSVPIASLRQQVVANAATPLNGAREVVRRRESTMANVLADAALAAAQNAGAEIALVNGGGVRAGIDAGPVTFEEAITVQPFGNTLTVVDLTGAQLRAALEHGVATWSENKGQFLHVSKGMSYTFDLARPAGSRVTAVTLGGQPLDDAKTYKVAMNNFTAGGGDGFTMFTAAPKLQTGTLDVDVLVNYLKANPTLSAQNEGRIVIQNEPR
- a CDS encoding N-acetylglucosamine-6-phosphate deacetylase — encoded protein: MPASSPAQTLSGRLVWPDGTLRPGHLHFSERLLRVEPGEEGGPLILPGFVDTHVHGGGGGDTMDGPEGIRTLARLHARHGTTTLLPTTMTNPWPDVLAALWSVREVMDAGGVPGGADIPGAHLEGPFISPQRLGAQPPCTLLPTPERVAEALGTGAVRAVTLAPEVEGALGAALTFARAGVRIGVGHTRADAETVTAFLAQVHAAGAQSCATHLFNAMGGIEGRVPGVPGALLADPHAFQEVILDLIHVHPTSFRLACAAAPGRVMLVSDAMRAAGLGDGESELGGQRVTVRGGEARLEGGSLAGSVLTLDAALRHAVGAGVSLPDASRMLSAVPARSLGLRDRGELRPGLRADLVVLDDDLRVERVFVGGREVGR
- a CDS encoding aldehyde dehydrogenase family protein, producing the protein MTAQTNPEPSRPQDSAAPPPTPALHVRDRFYIGGAWVEPLGTNTLDVVNSATEEVMGRIPAGTPADAEAAIRAARTAFDAWSRTDREERAALLDRISQGLSRRQAELAVLVAQEVGTPFFPSNLIQVGLPAITFASMAEELRAYPFEERLASSLIVREPVGVVGAITPWNYPLHQIAAKVAPALAAGCTVVLKPSEVAPLNAFILAEIMDEAGVPAGVFNLVTGTGPVVGEVLAAHPDVDMVSFTGSTAAGKRVSELAARTVKRVALELGGKSPYVILDDADLTGEALVQAVASGVSGCYLNSGQTCSALTRMLVPRSRLPEVEAVVRGVVSQVRVGDPLAPGTSLGPLVSDVQRERVRGYIRKGIEEGAKLLIGGPDAPEGLERGYYVRPTVFSEVTPDMTIAREEIFGPVLVIQPYEDEEDAVRIANDTEYGLAGGVWSSDQDRALRVARRLRTGQVSVNGGAFNPVAPFGGYKQSGNGREFGRLGLEEFLEIKAIQL